One stretch of Chryseobacterium fluminis DNA includes these proteins:
- a CDS encoding cytidine deaminase, with protein MKKEAQISYEHFKNSSELSDVEKKLFDRAKQARENAYAPYSNFLVGCSVLLENGEIYSGNNQENAAYPSGLCAERTTLFWVAANFPDVKVKKIFIVGGPKESDEKNPPIPPCGACRQSLIEYETKQNENIDLYFSSMNDEVVKVHSIKDLLPFYFDATFL; from the coding sequence ATGAAAAAAGAAGCTCAAATCAGTTACGAACACTTTAAGAATAGCAGCGAACTAAGTGATGTTGAAAAAAAATTATTCGATAGAGCAAAGCAGGCCCGCGAAAATGCTTATGCCCCTTACTCCAACTTTCTCGTAGGCTGCTCTGTCCTTCTTGAAAACGGAGAAATCTATTCGGGTAACAATCAGGAAAATGCCGCCTATCCTTCAGGGTTATGTGCAGAAAGGACAACCTTATTCTGGGTAGCAGCGAATTTTCCGGATGTAAAAGTAAAGAAGATCTTCATTGTAGGCGGCCCCAAGGAATCTGACGAAAAAAATCCGCCTATTCCTCCTTGTGGAGCATGCAGGCAAAGTCTGATAGAGTATGAAACCAAGCAGAACGAAAATATTGATCTGTATTTCTCCAGCATGAATGATGAGGTGGTAAAAGTACATTCTATCAAAGATCTGCTGCCGTTTTATTTTGATGCAACGTTTTTATAG